Proteins encoded together in one Actinomycetota bacterium window:
- the ftsE gene encoding cell division ATP-binding protein FtsE has protein sequence MILLEGVTKVFEGGTVALRDIDLDVKKGEFLFVVGPSGSGKSTLISLVLRELRVTRGKIWVAGKDITKMPAWKVPHLRRSVGTVFQDYKLLPARTVSENVGFALEVLGRPRSVVDRQVQQVLELVGLQTKGDRYPRQLSGGEQQRVSVARAFVNRPPILLADEPTGNLDPATSVGIMRVLDRVNRTGTTVVMATHDHAIVDAMRRRVVQLERGKIIRDESRGTYESINRGGGS, from the coding sequence ATGATTCTTCTTGAAGGTGTCACAAAGGTGTTCGAGGGAGGCACCGTCGCGCTACGCGACATCGACCTCGACGTCAAGAAAGGCGAGTTCCTTTTCGTCGTCGGCCCGTCGGGTTCCGGCAAGTCGACGCTCATCAGTCTGGTGCTGCGTGAGCTACGGGTGACACGAGGCAAGATATGGGTGGCGGGCAAGGACATCACCAAGATGCCCGCGTGGAAGGTTCCCCATCTGCGCCGCTCGGTGGGGACGGTGTTCCAGGACTACAAACTGCTGCCGGCCCGAACCGTGTCCGAGAACGTCGGGTTCGCGCTCGAGGTGCTTGGGCGGCCCCGCTCGGTCGTGGACCGTCAGGTACAGCAGGTGCTCGAACTGGTGGGTCTGCAGACCAAGGGCGACCGCTATCCTCGCCAGCTCTCCGGTGGTGAACAGCAGCGTGTTTCGGTCGCCAGGGCGTTCGTGAACCGGCCACCGATCCTGCTTGCGGATGAGCCGACGGGCAACCTCGATCCGGCGACGTCGGTGGGCATCATGCGGGTGTTGGATCGTGTGAACCGTACCGGAACGACGGTGGTGATGGCGACGCACGATCATGCGATCGTCGATGCGATGCGCCGAAGGGTCGTCCAATTGGAGCGTGGCAAGATCATCCGTGACGAAAGCCGCGGTACCTACGAGAGCATCAACAGAGGTGGTGGTTCCTGA
- a CDS encoding peptide chain release factor 2 (programmed frameshift), which produces MDIDPRSLLSELRARLSDARGSFDLDAKAEQLPKLREAAASPDLWSDATRAAEVNRTLSRYEGLIAHVDRLDTALDDAEVMLELAGEEDDAGAAREAVEGLLAAEKDLQKLETESLYFGPYDEAPAIFSVHAGAGGVDAQDWAEMLLRMYLRYLEDKGLNVEIDEITPGDEAGIKSATLTVDGDHAYAILEGERGVHRLVRISPFDAARRRHTSFAGVDVIPEVEEEEVEVNQDDLRIETYRSQGAGGQHVNVTDSAVRITHLPTGTVVTCQNERSQLQNRARAMAILKARLGELARQERAKELEEIRGDQEAAAWGRQLRSYVLQPYQMVKDLRTGVEVGNVQGVLDGDLDQFVEAYLHWRREKQEQQAQ; this is translated from the exons ATGGATATCGACCCCCGATCGCTCCTGAGTGAACTGCGTGCCCGTCTCTCCGATGCCCGG GGTTCCTTTGACCTCGATGCCAAGGCAGAACAACTCCCGAAGCTGAGAGAAGCGGCGGCCTCGCCGGACCTCTGGTCCGATGCGACCCGTGCAGCGGAGGTCAACCGGACCTTGTCCCGTTACGAGGGACTCATTGCACACGTCGACCGCCTGGACACCGCCCTCGACGACGCAGAGGTGATGCTGGAGTTGGCGGGCGAGGAAGACGACGCCGGGGCGGCACGTGAGGCCGTCGAGGGTCTACTCGCCGCCGAGAAGGACCTTCAGAAGCTCGAGACGGAGTCGTTGTATTTCGGCCCGTACGACGAGGCGCCTGCAATCTTCAGTGTGCACGCCGGCGCGGGCGGTGTCGATGCGCAGGACTGGGCGGAGATGCTGCTGCGGATGTATCTGCGGTATCTCGAGGACAAAGGTCTGAACGTCGAGATCGACGAGATCACCCCTGGGGACGAGGCAGGCATCAAGTCGGCAACCCTGACCGTCGACGGTGACCACGCGTACGCGATTCTCGAGGGAGAACGCGGTGTGCATCGCCTGGTCAGGATCAGCCCCTTCGACGCGGCCCGGCGACGCCACACGTCGTTTGCGGGTGTCGATGTCATCCCTGAGGTGGAGGAAGAAGAGGTCGAGGTCAACCAGGACGACCTGAGGATCGAGACGTACCGCTCTCAGGGAGCCGGGGGGCAACACGTCAACGTCACCGACTCGGCCGTACGGATCACACACCTTCCCACCGGCACCGTCGTGACATGTCAGAACGAGCGTTCCCAGTTGCAGAACCGAGCCCGCGCCATGGCCATCCTGAAGGCCCGGCTCGGAGAACTCGCCAGACAGGAGCGAGCCAAGGAGCTCGAAGAGATCCGCGGCGACCAGGAGGCTGCGGCATGGGGCCGCCAGCTGCGCTCCTATGTCCTGCAGCCGTATCAGATGGTGAAGGATCTGCGGACCGGCGTGGAGGTCGGCAACGTACAGGGAGTCCTCGACGGTGACCTCGACCAGTTCGTGGAGGCCTACCTTCACTGGCGGCGCGAGAAACAGGAGCAGCAAGCCCAATGA
- the secA gene encoding preprotein translocase subunit SecA has translation MSLINKVLHAGESRILRDLGQIAEEVNALEPEVEALDDAALRAKTEEFRERLADGETLDDIEVEAFAVVREAAKRVLGQRHFDVQVIGAAALHAGMIAEMKTGEGKTLVSTMPAYLNALGGKGVHMVTVNDYLASRDAAWMGGIYRFLGLEVGLIQGAMSPEERRPAYAADITYGTNNEFGFDYLRDNMAMRIEDLVQRGHHYAIVDEVDSILVDEARTPLIISGVVADTAKWYREFAKIVRRLTKDVDYTVDEGKRQVLTTEEGVARVEQILGVENMFDYTSVDFVHHLDAALRAKELYLRDVAYLVDHGEVKIVDEFTGRMLEGRRYSEGLHQAIEAKEGVRIKEENQTLATITLQNYFRMYEKLAGMTGTAKTEAAEFAQIYNLEVAEIPTNQPVIRIDQPDLVYKSEEAKFNAVVADIVERYEKGQPVLLGTVSIEKSERLSAALKKRGIPHEVLNAKQHAREAAIIAQAGRKGAITVATNMAGRGVDIMLGGNPEGLAKAAVAKAGYEPGSDEYEAALEEMEAEFRRRTEAEREEILEVGGLYVVGTERHESRRIDNQLRGRSGRQGDPGESRFFLSLGDDLMRRFASDRVEAIMNRLRIPDDVPIEAKMVSKAIEKAQGQVEAQNFEIRKNVLKYDEVMNRQREVIYEWRNNLLRQESSETLVRDWIEESIRSTVEGVLGEASPRDWDWDELRQQLGVFYTTGLGPDSLEADRGIDVNDVVEAAVEEAQALYDEREEELGSETLRKIEKTVVLAVIDTKWREHLAEMDYLRAGIGLRAMGQRDPLVEYQREGYDMFAEMVDSVKRDTARYLFHVQVAQEAEKARQQQRIHQQEAAAAGGRSSRQAVSTKVGRNELCPCGSGKKYKHCHGKRT, from the coding sequence ATGTCTCTGATCAACAAAGTCCTTCACGCCGGTGAGTCGCGTATTCTCCGAGATCTCGGGCAGATAGCCGAGGAAGTCAACGCGCTCGAGCCGGAGGTCGAAGCGCTCGACGACGCTGCCCTGCGAGCCAAGACCGAGGAGTTCCGTGAGCGTTTGGCCGACGGCGAAACGCTCGATGACATCGAGGTCGAAGCGTTCGCCGTCGTCCGGGAGGCGGCGAAGCGGGTCCTCGGACAGCGCCACTTCGACGTTCAGGTGATCGGCGCAGCGGCGCTGCATGCAGGGATGATCGCCGAGATGAAGACCGGTGAAGGCAAGACCCTCGTCTCGACCATGCCCGCCTACCTCAATGCCCTTGGCGGCAAAGGCGTGCACATGGTCACCGTCAACGACTACCTCGCGTCACGTGACGCGGCGTGGATGGGTGGGATCTATCGATTCCTGGGATTGGAGGTCGGGCTGATCCAGGGAGCGATGTCGCCTGAAGAACGCCGTCCCGCCTATGCGGCCGACATCACCTACGGGACGAACAACGAGTTCGGCTTCGACTATCTGCGTGACAACATGGCCATGCGAATCGAGGACCTCGTGCAGCGGGGGCATCACTATGCCATCGTCGACGAGGTCGACTCGATCCTCGTCGACGAAGCCAGGACGCCACTGATCATCAGTGGCGTGGTCGCCGATACGGCCAAGTGGTATCGAGAGTTCGCCAAGATCGTGCGCCGGCTGACCAAGGACGTCGACTACACCGTCGACGAGGGCAAGCGCCAGGTGCTCACCACCGAGGAAGGTGTTGCCCGCGTCGAGCAGATCCTCGGTGTCGAGAACATGTTCGACTACACGAGCGTCGACTTCGTCCACCATCTCGACGCCGCGTTGCGAGCCAAAGAGCTCTACCTGCGCGACGTCGCCTACCTCGTCGACCATGGCGAGGTGAAGATCGTCGACGAATTCACCGGCAGGATGCTCGAAGGCCGGCGTTACTCGGAAGGTCTCCACCAGGCAATCGAGGCCAAAGAGGGCGTCCGGATCAAGGAAGAGAACCAGACACTCGCAACCATCACCCTGCAGAACTACTTCCGGATGTACGAGAAGCTCGCCGGAATGACCGGTACCGCCAAGACCGAAGCTGCCGAGTTCGCACAGATCTACAACCTGGAGGTCGCCGAGATCCCGACCAACCAGCCGGTGATCCGCATCGACCAGCCGGACCTCGTCTACAAGTCCGAAGAGGCGAAGTTCAACGCCGTCGTCGCCGACATCGTCGAACGCTACGAGAAGGGCCAGCCGGTGCTGCTGGGCACGGTCTCGATCGAGAAGTCGGAGCGTCTGTCGGCCGCGTTGAAGAAACGAGGGATCCCTCACGAGGTTCTCAACGCCAAGCAGCATGCCCGTGAGGCGGCGATCATCGCCCAGGCCGGTCGCAAGGGTGCGATCACCGTCGCCACCAACATGGCCGGTCGTGGCGTCGACATCATGCTCGGGGGGAACCCGGAGGGACTTGCCAAGGCCGCGGTCGCGAAGGCCGGCTACGAACCGGGATCGGACGAGTACGAGGCTGCACTCGAGGAGATGGAAGCAGAGTTCCGCCGGCGCACCGAGGCCGAACGCGAGGAGATTCTCGAAGTCGGCGGGCTGTATGTGGTCGGTACCGAACGCCATGAGTCCCGCAGGATCGACAACCAGTTGAGAGGCAGGTCCGGCCGTCAGGGCGACCCGGGCGAGTCGCGGTTCTTCCTGTCACTGGGCGACGATCTCATGCGCCGATTCGCCTCCGATCGGGTCGAAGCCATCATGAACCGTCTCCGGATCCCCGACGACGTACCCATCGAGGCGAAGATGGTCTCCAAGGCCATCGAGAAGGCCCAGGGGCAGGTCGAAGCGCAGAACTTCGAGATTCGTAAGAACGTGCTCAAGTACGACGAAGTGATGAACCGCCAGCGCGAGGTGATCTACGAATGGCGCAACAATCTGCTTCGTCAGGAATCGAGCGAAACGCTGGTTCGTGACTGGATCGAAGAGAGCATCCGGTCGACCGTCGAAGGCGTGCTCGGTGAAGCTTCTCCTCGTGACTGGGACTGGGACGAACTCCGCCAGCAGCTCGGTGTCTTCTATACGACCGGGCTCGGACCCGACTCCCTCGAAGCCGATCGCGGGATCGACGTAAACGACGTTGTCGAGGCCGCCGTGGAAGAGGCACAGGCACTCTACGACGAGCGGGAAGAGGAGTTGGGAAGCGAGACGCTCCGCAAGATCGAGAAGACGGTCGTGCTGGCCGTGATCGACACGAAGTGGCGCGAGCATCTCGCCGAGATGGACTACCTGCGGGCCGGGATCGGGCTGCGAGCGATGGGACAGAGGGATCCGCTGGTCGAATACCAGCGTGAGGGCTACGACATGTTCGCCGAGATGGTGGATTCCGTGAAGCGTGATACGGCCCGTTACCTCTTCCACGTGCAGGTGGCGCAGGAGGCCGAGAAGGCCAGGCAGCAACAGCGCATCCATCAGCAGGAGGCGGCCGCCGCCGGTGGCCGTTCCAGCCGTCAGGCGGTGTCGACCAAGGTCGGTCGCAACGAACTGTGTCCTTGCGGGTCCGGCAAGAAGTACAAGCACTGCCACGGCAAGAGGACCTGA